From Bacteroides uniformis:
CCCATGCGCAGGAAGTTCACCTCTTGTTCCGTGAGGTAACGCCATTCGCCGCGGCGCAGGCCTTTCTTGGTTAAACCGGCAAAATACACACGGTCCAGTTTCATCACCTTGTATCCCAGCGATTCGAAGATACGACGCACGATACGGTTCTTGCCGGAGTGGATTTCAATACCGACATCATCTTTCTTGAAGTCATCCGTATAGCTGATGGCATCTGCATGGATTTCCCCATCATCCAGTTGAATGCCGGCTGCAATCTGCTCCATATCGGCTTTTGTCAGGTTCTTGTCCAAATGCACATGATATATCTTCTTCTTCAGATACTTGGGATGCGTCAGCTTGGAAGCCAGGTCACCATCGTTTGTCAGCAGCAATACACCTGTAGTATTGCGGTCCAGACGACCTACCGGATAAATACGTTCGTCGCATGCGCCCTTCACCAAATCCATCACCGTGCGACGTGCCTGGGGATCATCCGAAGTAGTCACTGTATCTTTCGGCTTGTTCAGCAGGACGTAAATCTTACGTTCGATGCTGACCGTCTGGTCGTGGAACTTCACTTCATCGCCACGCTTAATCTTGGTTCCCAATTCCGTTACCACCTCTCCGTTTACAGAAACGACTCCAGCAGTGATGAATTCATCAGCCTCGCGACGGGAGCAAACACCGGCATTGGCCAGGAATTTGTTCAGGCGGATAGGCTCGTTCGGGTCCACAAACTGCTCCTTATATTCTATCTGTTTCTTCTTGCTGTACTTAGCATTGGGGTCATAATCGGCCGAACGACGGACTGGACGGCTATAGCTGTCTCTGTTGCCGTATCCGCCAGGTCTTCCACCACCCGAATTGAAGCGTGGACGATAAGGACGGTCACCACCCTCATTATTGTAGCGAGGACGCTGCGGACGGTCGCCATCTTCGCTGTTGTAGCGCGGACGATAGGGACGGTCCGTATTATAAGAACGGTCGCTGTTGTAGGAGCGGTCGCCGTTATAAGGACGTTGCGGACGGTCACCACCCTCATTGCCATAACGCGGGCGCTGCGGACGGTCACTATTATAAGGGCGTTGCGGACGGTCGCCACCTTCGCTGTTATAGCGCGGACGGTAAGGACGGTCACCCGAATTGTTTCCATAAGGGCGTTGCGGACGGTCGCCGCCTTCGCTGTTATAGCGCGGACGATAGGGACGGTCGCCATTATCGTTATTGTAACGAGGACGCTGCGGACGGTCACCATTGTCCGCACCAGGATTAAAGCGCGGGCGATAAGGGCGGTCACTGTTATAAGGACGCTGCGGGCGGTCCCCGTTTTCACTGTTAAATCTGGGGCGATAAGGACGGTCGCCATTATCACGGTTGTAAGACGGACGGCTGTAGCCACCTTCCTTGTTAAATTGGTTACCATCGCGGCCGGCACCTGAGTTCTCCTCTGCGGAAGAAGCATCACGCCAAGTTTCGTTTTCTGTACTCATTGTTTTTTATTCGAATAAAATTAAACCTTGGCCTCACGGCCATTCATTGTCTCTAT
This genomic window contains:
- a CDS encoding pseudouridine synthase; protein product: MSTENETWRDASSAEENSGAGRDGNQFNKEGGYSRPSYNRDNGDRPYRPRFNSENGDRPQRPYNSDRPYRPRFNPGADNGDRPQRPRYNNDNGDRPYRPRYNSEGGDRPQRPYGNNSGDRPYRPRYNSEGGDRPQRPYNSDRPQRPRYGNEGGDRPQRPYNGDRSYNSDRSYNTDRPYRPRYNSEDGDRPQRPRYNNEGGDRPYRPRFNSGGGRPGGYGNRDSYSRPVRRSADYDPNAKYSKKKQIEYKEQFVDPNEPIRLNKFLANAGVCSRREADEFITAGVVSVNGEVVTELGTKIKRGDEVKFHDQTVSIERKIYVLLNKPKDTVTTSDDPQARRTVMDLVKGACDERIYPVGRLDRNTTGVLLLTNDGDLASKLTHPKYLKKKIYHVHLDKNLTKADMEQIAAGIQLDDGEIHADAISYTDDFKKDDVGIEIHSGKNRIVRRIFESLGYKVMKLDRVYFAGLTKKGLRRGEWRYLTEQEVNFLRMGSFE